In Methanococcoides sp. LMO-2, a single window of DNA contains:
- a CDS encoding S-layer protein domain-containing protein has product MTTGRNYRSLILFFILISFLVMPTSGAQIRPEVLLDGTGIFIESGDSWEFSQGYVFVVKDVNEDGGAWVELSLDGALLKDVILQEGDVFVYSRDSNEIFNMTVDTIYYGSDAELVTFRPVYQYRDIALPAPLPDESDNSSNESDVPSIPDVTPDENIPGFGILMSLLSLTSIFICSRFFINK; this is encoded by the coding sequence TTGACCACTGGTAGAAATTACAGGTCATTGATCCTGTTTTTCATTTTAATTTCATTTCTTGTAATGCCGACTTCAGGTGCCCAGATAAGGCCTGAGGTATTGTTAGATGGAACCGGTATCTTTATAGAATCCGGCGATTCCTGGGAGTTTAGTCAGGGGTATGTTTTTGTCGTCAAGGATGTAAATGAAGATGGGGGTGCATGGGTAGAACTTTCACTCGATGGTGCTCTTCTAAAGGATGTAATCCTTCAGGAAGGTGATGTCTTTGTATATTCTCGTGATTCCAATGAGATATTCAATATGACAGTTGATACTATTTATTATGGCTCGGATGCTGAGCTGGTGACCTTCAGGCCAGTTTATCAGTATCGTGATATTGCTCTCCCGGCTCCACTACCTGATGAGTCCGATAACTCTTCAAATGAATCAGATGTCCCATCTATTCCGGATGTTACTCCTGATGAGAATATTCCGGGTTTTGGAATTTTGATGTCATTATTGTCGTTGACATCGATCTTTATCTGCAGTCGCTTTTTTATTAATAAGTGA
- a CDS encoding biotin--[acetyl-CoA-carboxylase] ligase: MADRKMDIIRALKEAGDAPISGEDLGEKLGISRTMVWKYIKALEEDGYVIESSPGAGYVLVSTPDKLYPAEISIGLDTSIIGKDIHYFETVDSTNDMAKKMGLKAEEGTIVVAEVQENGRGRKGDPWISPKGGIWLSVILKPSILPAHAPRLTLMAGVAVANTMRQFGVDASIKWPNDVVIGKKKICGILTEMDAEADHIGFVVIGIGINANIPVEELPEELREGSMSLSSIKGECINRAEFVQALLRSLETEYLRFKVDGSTKILEDWMSLSNTIGRQVDVITPHKIISGKATGINADGALIVENDEGVHEVIAGRCIYK; the protein is encoded by the coding sequence TTGGCTGACAGGAAAATGGATATTATAAGAGCTTTGAAAGAAGCAGGGGATGCACCCATCTCCGGGGAAGATCTGGGTGAGAAACTGGGTATATCCCGTACAATGGTGTGGAAATACATAAAAGCCCTGGAAGAGGATGGTTACGTAATTGAATCATCTCCCGGGGCAGGTTATGTTCTTGTTTCCACTCCTGATAAGCTCTATCCGGCCGAGATAAGCATTGGACTTGATACTTCTATTATTGGGAAAGATATCCACTATTTTGAGACAGTTGATTCCACCAATGATATGGCAAAGAAAATGGGTCTTAAGGCTGAAGAAGGCACCATTGTTGTTGCTGAAGTGCAGGAAAACGGACGTGGTCGCAAAGGAGATCCGTGGATCTCTCCAAAGGGGGGTATATGGCTTTCTGTTATCCTTAAACCGTCTATTCTCCCTGCTCATGCACCGCGACTTACTCTTATGGCAGGGGTTGCTGTTGCCAATACCATGAGACAATTTGGTGTTGATGCATCTATAAAATGGCCAAACGATGTTGTCATTGGTAAAAAGAAGATATGTGGTATCCTGACGGAAATGGATGCCGAGGCAGACCATATTGGTTTTGTGGTTATCGGAATTGGGATCAATGCCAATATCCCTGTTGAAGAGCTTCCGGAAGAATTGAGGGAGGGTTCTATGAGCCTGAGTTCCATTAAAGGGGAATGCATAAACAGGGCGGAGTTCGTTCAGGCTTTGCTAAGGTCCCTTGAAACAGAATACCTGCGTTTCAAAGTGGATGGCTCCACTAAGATCCTGGAAGATTGGATGTCTTTGTCCAATACTATAGGTAGGCAGGTTGACGTTATAACACCTCACAAGATCATCTCAGGAAAAGCTACAGGAATTAATGCCGATGGTGCTCTGATAGTTGAAAATGATGAAGGTGTACATGAAGTTATTGCAGGTCGATGTATCTATAAATGA
- a CDS encoding DUF7121 family protein codes for MSELKDPATMSEKDLKNVVNDYRTKISQNERTLKGVFRELKLHRTNIDELKEKRDKLNAQVKELATKAREEKKLRDEVNGKISEIKASNEKVRGEKDKITGSISELKAKRDEYNKLSRGSVDSLTKAYAAELDKFLNADIPLKHEIDIFSRLTDLQQRIDSASTADDIHKKIVETYKQSESIYKADGTPGGNIKELAEESQKHHLAMLESYKKVDELRKEADMYHSQIKETYDVVSPIREKIDPLKAKISQLRDELSVYLDKLNDIQLVKDEKKIDEQHSVAKEKFEKTGKMSLQDLKLLMEKGDLKF; via the coding sequence ATGAGCGAACTAAAGGACCCGGCAACGATGAGCGAGAAAGATCTCAAGAATGTGGTCAATGATTACAGGACAAAGATCTCACAGAACGAACGTACCCTTAAAGGCGTCTTCAGGGAACTTAAGCTCCACCGAACAAACATCGATGAGCTTAAGGAAAAAAGGGACAAACTTAATGCACAGGTAAAGGAACTTGCAACAAAAGCACGTGAAGAGAAGAAACTGCGTGATGAGGTCAACGGAAAGATCTCTGAGATCAAAGCTTCAAATGAAAAAGTACGTGGCGAGAAGGACAAGATCACAGGCAGTATTTCCGAGCTCAAAGCAAAACGTGATGAGTACAACAAGCTTTCCAGAGGAAGTGTGGATTCCCTCACAAAGGCATATGCAGCAGAACTGGATAAATTCCTTAACGCTGATATCCCATTAAAACATGAGATCGACATCTTCTCAAGACTGACAGACCTACAACAGAGAATCGACTCTGCCAGCACTGCAGATGATATTCACAAGAAGATAGTAGAGACTTACAAACAGTCTGAATCAATCTACAAGGCAGATGGCACACCTGGCGGGAACATCAAGGAACTTGCAGAAGAATCACAGAAACATCATCTTGCAATGCTTGAGAGCTATAAGAAGGTAGATGAGCTTCGAAAAGAAGCTGATATGTACCATTCCCAGATCAAGGAAACATACGACGTAGTGTCCCCAATAAGGGAAAAGATCGACCCTTTAAAGGCAAAGATCTCACAGCTCAGGGATGAACTCAGTGTCTATCTTGACAAGCTCAACGATATCCAGCTTGTAAAGGATGAGAAGAAGATAGATGAACAGCACAGTGTAGCAAAAGAGAAGTTCGAGAAGACTGGAAAGATGAGTCTTCAGGACCTCAAATTGCTTATGGAAAAGGGAGATCTTAAGTTCTGA